The DNA region GACTGGTTATCAGAGTCAGAAGCGGTCATAGATAGATGCCAGGATTCACACACGCAAAAGCCACAATACTCCATGATACCGTGATGTGGTGTTGATTTGCGATCGCTCAAGATTTTTTTATGCTTCTATTTTATCTTGTAAGGTGGTAAATAAGCGATCGCAGTACGGTGAAGCTTGGCGAACAGTCGCTACATCGAGCAATTCCAGCAACTTTGAGGCATGATTAATTTTGTGATACTCTCCTTTAGTCGTTTTGCTAGTAGCAGTCTTTAAACTTGGTTCTAGACTATCTTTGGCAATAGTCTCTACATTCGGATTTTTGGGAATAGAATTTTCTTTAAAACCTTGACCATAAAATTTTTTGAGCGTTGCAATATCAGCAATAAACCAAGCCTCAACAGCTTGCACCATCAAATGACACTGGTTGTCATCAACTCCTGATGGTTTATCCCAATTATCCCTCAACTTCAAATGTTGCCAAGGTGACTCTACTTTTACAGGTGCTTCGGCATCAACCAACAATATATTAAAAGCTTCTGGATGGTCGTTTAAAGCATTTTTGAAATCTTCAAAAGCACTATTACGAGAACCACAAATAACAATATTCCACTTGACTTTTCTACTTCTTGCTAATTCAACTAATGGGTTAAAAAATTTACTAAACCCCTTTCTAATTAAAGCCTTTGTATTTTTACCATCACCGCCACCTTCTATCTAAATTCGCACCTCCTTTACCATCTATTTCCCCCAATTTCACCCATACGCCAGAGGTCTCCTAATGTGTACTTTTCTAGCCAATTTTTCAGCTTATCTGCTTCAAGGCGGCGAAGATGAGAGCCTTTTTCATCTCGTTCACAAACTAATATTGCTTCAGGATATTCGCTTAAAGCAGAAACTAAAGCATCAGAATGAGTTGTCACAATTAATTGTGTTTTCTGAGATGCTTCAATTAGCATTTCAGCTATAGTTGGTAAAATATCTGGATGTAAACCAATTTCTGGTTCTTCCAGGCAAATAAGTGGCGGTGGAGTTGGGTCAAGCAGTAAAGCCATTAAAAATAAATAACGGAGTGTCCCATCAGATAATCGACTTGCAGGAATCGGTTGAATCAGTTCTTCTTCACGAATAAATATTTGTACTGTACCGCCATATATTCTCACAATCAATTCTTCTGCTGAAGTGTAAAATTTCTTGAGAGTATCAATAATTTGTCTATTACTTATTTTGTATTGTAAGTTATTTAATACTAAACCTAAATTACTACCATCCTCTAAAAGAGGATGTTCAGGTAAATCAACTTTTTGGACATCTCTTAACTTTCCATGACGACCCATAGGAAAATCACGGTATAGAGCAATATTGGCGAATTGATTGCGAAGATATGTTATTTCTGGATATCTAAGTGCTTCTTGGACTTGAGATAATATTGATTGATCTATACGGAATAATTCGCTGTTTGCCCAAAATTCATTATATATTCCTGCCCAAGCACCTTCTTCTCTAACTCTAAAAGCTGGATGACCGTTATAATCATTGAAACGATAATAAAAGTGTGCTTCACTTTCGTCCTGAATGGGATATTCGTTTTCTACAACTTCATCTACTATTTCAACTCTTTGAGCAGACGCAGCAAAATTCAATTTATAACGCAGAGGTTGTAATTCTTTGGGATAATCAATAATAGCTTGTAATTCTGCTGTTGTACTCCCATCATCACCTTTCCAAAGAAATTCACTAACTCCTCCACCTTGACGAAATGGCACAGCTAAATCTGTAGGTGTTGCTTTTAAAATTCCAATAGCTTCAATTAAATTTGATTTACCTGATGTATTCGTCCCAATTAATACATTAAGTGGTTGCAGTTCAATTTCTTCTCCTTCGCTTCCATAGGAGAGAAAGTTTTGTAATTTAATTTTACGAATGAATCTTTTGCCTTCCATCTGCTTCTAACCTATTCCACTACTTACTTTAAGCTTACTGCGGTCTACTAGTCCCGTATCTGTTTGAGGTGCAGGGTGTTGATAAATTCAGTGAGGAGGTAGTGAGAGTCAGAAGCGGTCATAGATAGATGCCAGGATTCACACACGCAAAAGCCACAATACTCGATGATAGCGTGATGTGGTGTTGAGTTGCGATCGCTCAAGATTTTTTTTATTTTAGGACTTATGCAATAAGACGAAAAATCAAAGGTTTGGTGAAGAGTGAAGTGTGACTTTACCCATAACTTTGCCGCAACTGGAAGCATAACTTTGCCGTCAACAACACTATAAACCTCATTCCTGCGTCAGCTAATACTGGATGAAATTGACAGCCTGGAACCATAACTTTGCCGCTAGTCCAAAATGGAAGGATATAGCGCATTGTCCAGGATTTGTCCTATCCTTCACGAACTAGACAATATTGGGATTCATCCGAGCGCAGGAATTTCGGACAGGAACAATTTGCTTGAACTCACTGCTCAATCTCGCCTAAAAATTCGGATTCATCATCAACAGATTCCTTTAATTTATCCTTATTTAGCAGGTCAAGCTTTCCATATATGTCAAAATTCTTATCAACTAGATATTCCCGACTACAAACCATTAATTTCTTCAGAAAGTGTCTCATAGTATTGTGACTTCTGGCTTCTGAATTCTGAAGATTATTTAATTACCACAACTACCACAATCAAGAAAGCCACAATCAGCGCCACTACAATCTACAGCGTGACAATGAAAGAAATCACAATCACTCAAGATATTAGCCATATCAGCACAATTGCAACTTAAATCAGCACAATCTACACAGTAAGCACTATCATTACTGCTACAGCTTGTATTGGAAGATTGAGAATTATTACTGCTATTGTCTTTTTTTGCTGGCTGTGTATTTGCTTCATCTTTTGATTCTGCATCTTCAGAATCATCCAATTGGGAACGCAAAATTAAATTAGCTTGTTTGCAAGCTTGAAATCTGGTACGGGACTTGATTAACGCCACCCTCAAACCGTCTTGGGCAATTACGCGCTTGATGTACTGGGAACAAGATTCGCCCCCATATAAAATCCTATGGGCGCAAGCAAAGCCTTTGTGGGGAGAAATATGCTTTTGGTATCCAGTAATCACACTAACGCTAACTCGGCGAGTGAAAGAGTCTAGTAAAGAAATCTGCATAGTTAGGGAGTAGGGAGTAGGGAGTAGGGAGTAGGGAGTAGGGAGTAGGGAGTAGGGAGTAGGGAATAGGGAGTAGGGAATAGGGAGTAGGGAGTAGGGAGTAGGGAGTAGGGAATAGGGAGTAGGGAATAGGGAATAGGGAGTAGAGAATAGGGAGTAGGGAATAGGGAGTAAAAAAGAGTATTCCCAATTCTTCACAGTGAATCACTATTCCTAAATTCCATACAATCGTTACCATAGACTTCCTACTCACCACTCCCCACTCCCTACTCCCTAGTTTTGTATCGAAACATTAAGGAATATTGCATTTCTGTCAAAACTGAGAGGGTGAGCGCCAAATCAGCCAAAAGACCGTGGTAGGATGCTTTCGGTAAATGTCAAGATTGGGAGAAGACCTTTGACACTACGGGTTGCTGTTGTGGGGTCAGGCCCTGCTGGTTCATCTGCCGCCGAAACATTGGCAAAAGCTGGGATTGAAACCTACCTGTTTGAGCGCAAGCTGGACAATGCCAAGCCCTGCGGGGGCGCTATTCCCCTTTGTATGGTGGGTGAATTTGACCTACCACCAGAGATTATCGATCGCCGGGTGCGGAAGATGAAAATGATTTCGCCTTCCAATCGTGAGGTTGATATTAACCTGGTAAATGAAGAAGAATATATAGGAATGTGTCGCCGCGAAGTCCTCGATGGCTTTTTGCGGAATCGCGCGGCAAAATTAGGTGCAAATTTAATTAACGCCACTGTTCATAAAGTCGATATACCCACAAATAATACCGACCCCTATACAATTCATTACGTTGACCATACTGAAGGCGGCGTGCAGGGTATTACAAAAACCCTGAAAGTAGATTTAATCATTGGGGCGGATGGGGCAAATTCCCGCATTGCCAAAGAAATGGATGCTGGGGATTATAATTATGCGATCGCCTTCCAAGAGCGAATTCGCTTACCCCAAGACAAAATGGTGTACTACAACGACTTAGCCGAAATGTATGTCGGCGATGACGTTTCCACCGACTTCTACGCTTGGGTATTCCCCAAATATGATCACGTAGCTGTTGGTACTGGCACAATGCACGTCAATAAAGCCAGTATTAAACAATTGCAAGCAGGTATCCGCGCTCGTGCTGCCAAAAAACTCGAAGGCGGTAAAATCATCAAAGTCGAAGCGCATCCCATTCCTGAACATCCCCGTCCTCGTCGCGTCGTTGGTCGCATCGCCTTAGTTGGAGATGCTGCTGGCTACGTTACTAAGTCTTCTGGGGAAGGAATTTACTTTGCTGCCAAATCTGGAAGAATGTGTGCTGAAACCATTGTGGAAACTTCCAACAACGGTAGCCGCATCCCCACAGAAAACGACCTCAAAATCTATATCAAGCGTTGGGATAAGAAATACGGACTCACCTACAAAGTGTTAGACATTTTGCAGAGCGTGTTCTATCGTTCTGATGCAACCCGTGAAGCATTCGTCGAAATGTGTGCTGACATGGATGTACAGCGCCTCACCTTCGACAGCTATCTATACAAAACAGTTGTCCCCGCTAACCCCATTACCCAACTAAAAATTACTGCCAAAACCCTTGGTAGCTTAATTCGCGGTAACGCCCTTGCTCCCTAAAAGCAGCAATAGGGTAGTAAACACAGCAGAGGAGAAGAAGTGCAGATAATTCCAATGGCAGTTAGTCCATTGTGAATTAATTTGTACCTCGGCTCCTCTGTAATTTTTGGTTATTAAAAACGCAGAAGCTAGAAGTCAGAAGTCAGAAGTCAATGTGAATTGTGAATAGTAACGTAACGCGATATGCGACTTATTTTTGAAACCCCTCTCCAAACCTCTCCCCTGAAAGGAGGAGCCACTGCGTTGGGCGGGTTTCCCGACTTGAAGCAAGTGGCGTAGAGGCTTTGAATCTTGCTCCCCTTCCCTACAAGGGAAGGGGTTGGGGGTTAGGTTTGAGGGAAAGTTGCACACGGCGTGAAGCATATATTTTGCTACATTAAATTGATTGGCATTCCCTCAAAATTGTTTCAAGAGAATGCCAATTTTTGACTGATTGCAGTGCTATTGGACTCGTGGCGATTAATTAGCACTGTAGTACTAATAGAGTAGCATTCGCCTACTAAGCACCAACCCCCACAAAAGGATGTCTATTGGAAGGTAGCTTTCTGTAGAGTCAAGCAGGCGAAATTAGAGTTTTCCTTGGTAAAACCACTAAACCTCATTCCCCACAGCATGACACACAACATGATGAATTCGGCAAATTTAGGGCTGAGGTCAAGGAATAGATTGCGTTAGTCAACCACTTATGCAGAAGCGCCTTCAGCTGATGCAGGCAGACTGGGCAATTCTAGACAATAT from Aulosira sp. FACHB-615 includes:
- a CDS encoding AAA family ATPase, encoding MEGKRFIRKIKLQNFLSYGSEGEEIELQPLNVLIGTNTSGKSNLIEAIGILKATPTDLAVPFRQGGGVSEFLWKGDDGSTTAELQAIIDYPKELQPLRYKLNFAASAQRVEIVDEVVENEYPIQDESEAHFYYRFNDYNGHPAFRVREEGAWAGIYNEFWANSELFRIDQSILSQVQEALRYPEITYLRNQFANIALYRDFPMGRHGKLRDVQKVDLPEHPLLEDGSNLGLVLNNLQYKISNRQIIDTLKKFYTSAEELIVRIYGGTVQIFIREEELIQPIPASRLSDGTLRYLFLMALLLDPTPPPLICLEEPEIGLHPDILPTIAEMLIEASQKTQLIVTTHSDALVSALSEYPEAILVCERDEKGSHLRRLEADKLKNWLEKYTLGDLWRMGEIGGNRW
- a CDS encoding DUF4276 family protein, with translation MEGGGDGKNTKALIRKGFSKFFNPLVELARSRKVKWNIVICGSRNSAFEDFKNALNDHPEAFNILLVDAEAPVKVESPWQHLKLRDNWDKPSGVDDNQCHLMVQAVEAWFIADIATLKKFYGQGFKENSIPKNPNVETIAKDSLEPSLKTATSKTTKGEYHKINHASKLLELLDVATVRQASPYCDRLFTTLQDKIEA
- the chlP gene encoding geranylgeranyl reductase, whose translation is MTLRVAVVGSGPAGSSAAETLAKAGIETYLFERKLDNAKPCGGAIPLCMVGEFDLPPEIIDRRVRKMKMISPSNREVDINLVNEEEYIGMCRREVLDGFLRNRAAKLGANLINATVHKVDIPTNNTDPYTIHYVDHTEGGVQGITKTLKVDLIIGADGANSRIAKEMDAGDYNYAIAFQERIRLPQDKMVYYNDLAEMYVGDDVSTDFYAWVFPKYDHVAVGTGTMHVNKASIKQLQAGIRARAAKKLEGGKIIKVEAHPIPEHPRPRRVVGRIALVGDAAGYVTKSSGEGIYFAAKSGRMCAETIVETSNNGSRIPTENDLKIYIKRWDKKYGLTYKVLDILQSVFYRSDATREAFVEMCADMDVQRLTFDSYLYKTVVPANPITQLKITAKTLGSLIRGNALAP
- a CDS encoding type I-MYXAN CRISPR-associated protein Cas6/Cmx6, with translation MEGYSALSRICPILHELDNIGIHPSAGISDRNNLLELTAQSRLKIRIHHQQIPLIYPYLAGQAFHICQNSYQLDIPDYKPLISSESVS
- the yidD gene encoding membrane protein insertion efficiency factor YidD encodes the protein MQISLLDSFTRRVSVSVITGYQKHISPHKGFACAHRILYGGESCSQYIKRVIAQDGLRVALIKSRTRFQACKQANLILRSQLDDSEDAESKDEANTQPAKKDNSSNNSQSSNTSCSSNDSAYCVDCADLSCNCADMANILSDCDFFHCHAVDCSGADCGFLDCGSCGN